In Halopseudomonas nanhaiensis, a single window of DNA contains:
- a CDS encoding penicillin-binding protein 1A translates to MRFVKFILWSLLALASAPILGLSGVALYLSPALPDVDTLRNVQLQTPLRIYSTDHKLIAEFGEMRRFPISFDRVPNNFILALLAAEDDNFLNHHGVDPASLARAVGELITTGQIQTGGSTITMQVAKNYFLTSDRVFSRKINEILLALQIERNLSKQEIFELYVNKIYLGNRAYGIEAAAQVYYGKSISELPLADLAMIAGLPKAPSRFNPIANPERAQIRRDWILQRMLSLGYIEQAAYEEAIATPNIARNHGADPDVEAPYVAEMARLEMIERYGDAAYIDGYHVYTTIDSELQEQANRALREGLLEYDRRHGYRGPEARHPDAPVEEYPRLLRDYAYLGGLAPAMVRAIDSDSVDIILRNGGEAVIPWEQMKWARPQLGVDSLGPAPGAPDDVLAVGDVVRVTRVQDDTYRLAQLPQAQSALVALSPLDGSIQALTGGFSFVQSKYNRVTQARRQPGSSFKPFLYAAALDNGYTPASLVNDAPLVYVDEFQDTEWRPRNSGGDFLGPIRLREALYRSRNLVSIRLMQDMGVDRSLDYIQRFGFRREELPRNLSASLGTSELTPLQIAQGYSVIANGGFAVRPYVIDRVEDRFRQVVFLAQPPIAESAQDHFEERLAEYRDKVLAPLEEDVTVAERVLDPRTTYQLTSMLKDVITRGTAVRARQLERDDLAGKTGTTNDQKDGWFSGYNADLVVTVWVGFDQPATLGKREYGGTTALPIWMRFMDGALEGRPEHSQSMPDGLVSVRIDPTTGRAARPGSSAGYFEVFKEEDAPPPFSELDDNGYSADDAETPLELF, encoded by the coding sequence ATGCGTTTCGTCAAATTTATTCTGTGGTCGCTTCTGGCTCTGGCTAGCGCTCCGATACTGGGCCTGAGCGGGGTAGCGCTCTATCTTAGCCCTGCTTTACCGGATGTTGATACACTTCGCAACGTGCAACTGCAAACGCCGTTACGGATATACAGCACAGATCACAAATTGATCGCTGAATTTGGCGAAATGCGTCGCTTCCCCATCAGTTTCGACCGTGTGCCGAATAACTTTATACTGGCACTTCTGGCTGCGGAAGATGACAACTTCCTCAACCATCATGGCGTCGACCCGGCGAGCCTCGCCCGGGCCGTTGGCGAGCTCATCACGACCGGTCAGATTCAGACAGGCGGTAGCACCATCACCATGCAGGTGGCGAAGAACTACTTCCTCACCAGCGACCGGGTGTTTTCCCGCAAGATCAACGAGATACTTCTGGCGCTGCAGATCGAGCGCAACCTGTCGAAACAGGAAATCTTCGAGCTCTACGTCAACAAGATCTATCTGGGCAACCGTGCCTACGGTATCGAAGCAGCAGCGCAGGTGTACTACGGCAAGAGCATATCCGAGCTGCCGTTGGCAGACCTGGCGATGATCGCGGGGCTGCCCAAGGCTCCTTCCCGTTTCAACCCCATCGCCAACCCGGAGCGCGCGCAGATCCGGCGTGACTGGATTCTGCAGCGGATGCTCAGCCTCGGTTATATCGAACAGGCTGCCTACGAAGAAGCGATAGCCACACCAAACATAGCCCGCAACCACGGGGCTGACCCGGATGTGGAGGCGCCCTATGTTGCAGAGATGGCGCGCCTGGAGATGATCGAGCGGTACGGCGATGCTGCCTACATCGATGGCTATCATGTCTACACCACGATCGACAGCGAACTGCAGGAACAGGCCAACCGTGCATTACGCGAGGGGTTGCTGGAGTACGACCGCCGGCATGGCTACCGCGGCCCGGAAGCCCGTCATCCCGACGCGCCGGTGGAGGAATATCCCCGGCTGCTACGCGACTACGCCTACCTCGGCGGGCTCGCGCCAGCCATGGTCCGCGCGATCGACAGCGACAGCGTCGACATCATTTTGCGCAATGGCGGCGAAGCGGTCATCCCGTGGGAGCAGATGAAATGGGCACGACCGCAACTGGGTGTGGACAGTCTCGGACCTGCGCCCGGCGCACCCGACGATGTGCTGGCAGTGGGCGACGTGGTGCGAGTCACCCGGGTTCAGGATGACACCTACCGGCTTGCGCAGCTGCCTCAGGCGCAGAGCGCGCTGGTCGCCCTGTCTCCGCTGGACGGCAGCATCCAGGCATTGACCGGTGGTTTCTCCTTCGTGCAGAGCAAGTACAACCGCGTCACCCAGGCCAGACGGCAACCCGGCTCAAGCTTCAAGCCGTTCCTGTACGCCGCTGCCCTGGACAATGGCTACACCCCGGCGAGCCTGGTCAACGATGCACCGCTGGTTTACGTGGATGAGTTTCAGGACACCGAATGGCGCCCACGTAATTCCGGCGGCGACTTCCTGGGTCCGATTCGTCTGCGCGAAGCGCTGTATCGCTCGCGCAATCTGGTGTCGATCCGCCTGATGCAGGACATGGGCGTGGACCGTTCGCTCGATTACATCCAGCGTTTCGGCTTTCGGCGCGAGGAGCTTCCGCGCAACCTGTCGGCCTCGCTCGGCACCTCCGAGCTGACTCCCTTGCAGATAGCCCAGGGCTACAGCGTCATCGCCAACGGCGGGTTCGCCGTGCGCCCGTACGTGATCGATCGGGTCGAGGACCGCTTCCGTCAGGTCGTGTTCCTGGCCCAGCCGCCGATTGCGGAAAGCGCACAGGATCACTTCGAGGAGCGCCTGGCAGAGTACCGCGACAAGGTCCTCGCGCCGCTGGAAGAGGACGTGACGGTGGCCGAACGCGTACTCGATCCGCGGACCACATACCAGCTGACCAGCATGCTCAAGGATGTCATCACCCGCGGAACCGCCGTGCGTGCTCGCCAGCTCGAGCGGGACGATCTGGCCGGCAAGACCGGGACGACCAATGATCAGAAGGATGGCTGGTTTTCCGGTTACAACGCCGACCTGGTCGTTACCGTCTGGGTCGGCTTCGACCAGCCAGCCACGCTCGGCAAGCGTGAGTATGGCGGGACCACGGCTCTGCCGATCTGGATGCGCTTCATGGACGGCGCGCTGGAAGGTCGGCCGGAGCACAGCCAGTCGATGCCTGATGGGCTGGTCAGCGTGCGCATCGACCCGACGACAGGCCGAGCGGCGCGACCCGGCTCGTCTGCCGGATATTTCGAAGTATTCAAGGAAGAAGACGCCCCGCCACCATTCAGCGAGCTCGACGACAACGGCTATAGCGCCGACGATGCCGAAACGCCTCTGGAGCTGTTCTGA
- a CDS encoding pilus assembly protein PilM, producing MLGLIKKKSNALLGIDISSTTVKLLELSRSGNRYKVEAYAVEPLPPSAVVEKNIVELEGVGQALEKVLARSRTSLKQAAVAVAGSAVITKIIEMDAGLDDAEMEEQIKLEADQYIPYPLDEVAIDFEVQGPSPRNPERVEVLLAACRRENVDIREAALALAGLDVKIVEVEAYAMERACELVVGQLDGGDQAPTIAVIDIGATMMTLSVLSKGRIIYTREQLFGGKQLTDEIQRRYGLSQEEAGLAKKQGGLPDDYESEVLSPFKDAVVQQVSRSLQFFFAGGQYNDVDYILLAGGTASIPGLDQLVQQKLGTTTLVANPFANMTLSSKVNAVALSNDAPALMIACGLAMRSFD from the coding sequence GTGCTAGGGCTCATAAAGAAGAAGTCGAATGCGCTTCTGGGTATCGACATCAGCTCCACGACCGTGAAGCTGCTGGAACTCAGTCGCTCGGGTAACCGCTACAAGGTTGAAGCCTACGCGGTTGAACCTCTGCCACCCAGCGCGGTGGTCGAGAAAAACATTGTCGAGCTCGAAGGGGTCGGCCAGGCGCTGGAAAAGGTCCTGGCACGCTCGCGAACCTCGCTCAAACAGGCCGCCGTCGCGGTGGCCGGCTCCGCGGTGATCACCAAGATCATCGAGATGGATGCCGGTCTCGACGATGCCGAGATGGAAGAGCAGATCAAGCTCGAGGCCGACCAGTACATTCCCTACCCACTCGACGAGGTCGCCATCGACTTCGAGGTGCAGGGTCCGTCACCGCGCAATCCTGAACGTGTCGAAGTCCTGCTGGCAGCCTGCCGCCGGGAGAACGTCGACATCCGTGAGGCCGCGCTGGCGCTGGCCGGGCTCGATGTGAAAATCGTCGAGGTCGAGGCGTACGCCATGGAGCGCGCCTGTGAGCTTGTCGTCGGACAGCTCGACGGTGGCGATCAGGCACCGACCATCGCGGTGATCGACATCGGCGCGACGATGATGACGCTCAGTGTCCTGAGCAAGGGTCGCATCATCTATACCCGCGAGCAGCTGTTCGGTGGCAAGCAGCTAACCGACGAGATTCAGCGCCGCTACGGTCTTTCGCAGGAAGAGGCGGGTCTGGCCAAGAAGCAGGGCGGTCTGCCTGACGACTACGAAAGCGAAGTCCTCAGCCCGTTCAAGGACGCGGTCGTGCAGCAGGTCTCACGCTCGCTGCAGTTCTTCTTTGCCGGTGGCCAGTACAACGACGTCGACTACATCCTCCTCGCTGGCGGCACAGCGTCGATTCCGGGTCTGGATCAGCTGGTTCAGCAGAAGCTCGGTACCACGACGCTGGTCGCCAACCCCTTCGCGAACATGACCCTGTCCAGCAAGGTGAACGCGGTAGCGCTCAGCAATGACGCGCCGGCGCTGATGATCGCCTGCGGTCTGGCAATGAGGAGTTTCGACTAA
- a CDS encoding PilN domain-containing protein: MARINLLPWREQLREERKKEFLTVLVLIVLFAGALIFLGDRILSGRIDHQNARNEFLQKEINVLEARIKEIEQLQARRTQLLDRVKIIEDLQGNRPIIVRVFDEMARTLADGVHFTSVEMKGPTINIKGAAESNNRVSNLMRQMDASEWLTAPNLTAVRAVTQGGVDQANVFELSVRQTEPGARAAEGEQQQ; this comes from the coding sequence ATGGCTCGCATTAACCTGTTGCCCTGGCGCGAGCAGCTCAGGGAAGAGCGCAAGAAAGAGTTTCTGACTGTCCTGGTTCTCATCGTGCTGTTTGCCGGCGCGCTGATCTTCCTCGGCGACCGGATTCTCAGCGGTCGCATCGACCACCAGAACGCCCGCAACGAGTTCCTGCAGAAGGAAATCAACGTACTCGAGGCGCGCATCAAGGAGATTGAGCAGCTGCAGGCGCGGCGTACCCAACTGCTGGACCGGGTGAAGATCATCGAGGACTTGCAGGGTAACCGGCCGATCATCGTTCGGGTCTTCGACGAGATGGCCAGAACCCTGGCTGACGGTGTGCATTTCACCTCCGTCGAGATGAAAGGGCCGACCATCAATATCAAGGGAGCCGCAGAGTCCAACAACCGCGTATCCAATTTGATGCGCCAGATGGACGCTTCCGAATGGCTGACTGCGCCGAACCTGACTGCGGTTCGTGCTGTGACCCAGGGCGGCGTCGATCAGGCGAACGTGTTCGAATTGTCCGTGCGCCAGACTGAACCCGGCGCACGTGCCGCTGAGGGAGAGCAGCAGCAATGA
- a CDS encoding type 4a pilus biogenesis protein PilO → MSFAQSMESLKKVDINDLDFNNIGAWPGALKVIVAALVFIVLIGLGYQFHLKDLRASLERSEAQEVQLRNDFTEKSFRAANLDAYKEQLADIEERFGELLKQLPSDTEVPGLLDDITDLGLKSGLEFESITLQPEVAQPFYIELPISIVVQGSYHDIATFISGVAGQSRIVTLHDFNLAPLEESDSDLLKMSITAKTYRYNEAGTEQ, encoded by the coding sequence ATGAGTTTCGCTCAATCCATGGAAAGCCTGAAGAAGGTCGATATCAACGACCTGGACTTCAACAATATAGGTGCCTGGCCCGGCGCGCTGAAAGTCATCGTTGCGGCTCTGGTGTTCATCGTCCTGATCGGGCTCGGTTACCAGTTCCATCTCAAGGACCTTCGTGCATCGCTTGAGCGTAGTGAGGCTCAAGAGGTGCAATTGCGGAATGACTTTACTGAAAAGTCTTTCCGCGCGGCGAACCTTGATGCGTACAAGGAACAACTCGCCGATATCGAGGAGCGTTTCGGTGAGCTTCTCAAGCAATTGCCCAGCGACACGGAAGTCCCGGGTCTTCTGGATGACATCACCGACCTTGGTCTGAAGAGCGGGCTGGAGTTCGAATCGATCACGCTACAGCCAGAGGTTGCTCAGCCGTTCTACATAGAATTGCCGATCAGCATCGTGGTCCAGGGCTCATATCACGACATCGCAACGTTCATTAGCGGCGTGGCGGGCCAGTCGCGCATCGTCACTTTACATGATTTCAACCTCGCTCCTCTGGAGGAGAGTGACTCCGACCTGCTCAAAATGAGCATCACAGCCAAGACCTATCGCTATAACGAGGCGGGGACGGAGCAATGA
- a CDS encoding pilus assembly protein PilP, whose amino-acid sequence MIKRNLFAAAALSSLLTGCGNSDFQDLQVFMDETRARPSGEIEPTPRFPPYEAFTYSATSLRSPFQPPVRLDLTKRERGSQDIKPDENRTRQFLEGFNIEGFEMVGTLSNQGGMQALVRGAGSVHRVSIGDYLGRNHGRITGIEEGRIEVVEIVPDGEGGWLERPRTLSLPERG is encoded by the coding sequence ATGATCAAGCGTAATCTGTTCGCCGCCGCTGCGCTGTCTTCGTTGCTGACCGGGTGCGGCAATAGTGACTTCCAGGACCTGCAGGTCTTCATGGACGAAACCCGGGCGCGGCCTTCCGGCGAGATCGAACCTACGCCGCGTTTTCCGCCCTACGAGGCATTTACCTACAGCGCGACGTCCCTGCGCAGTCCGTTTCAACCTCCGGTAAGGCTCGACCTGACCAAGCGCGAGCGCGGTTCCCAGGACATCAAGCCGGACGAAAACCGCACCAGGCAGTTCCTCGAAGGCTTCAATATCGAAGGCTTCGAAATGGTAGGCACGCTTAGCAATCAGGGTGGCATGCAGGCGCTGGTACGTGGCGCAGGCAGTGTGCATCGAGTCAGTATTGGCGACTATCTCGGCCGTAACCACGGTCGCATCACCGGTATCGAGGAAGGGCGAATCGAAGTGGTGGAAATAGTCCCAGACGGGGAAGGTGGTTGGTTGGAGCGCCCGCGGACACTCAGCTTGCCTGAGCGCGGATAG
- the pilQ gene encoding type IV pilus secretin PilQ family protein, producing MPLTRKFSLAAVLAVLSPWVAAADLQKLDVASLPGERVELKLTFDEPVATPKGYTIEQPARIALDLPGVKNKLGERGRELGLGNARSLNIVEANDRTRLIVNLTNLAPYTTRVEGNNLFILVGTDSAPGYSAPATASAGSAASASSNNWRSADQPAVSSAAASGGKAIRSLDFQRGEQGEGNVIIDLSDPSIRVDVDEQGGRVRLNFPDTRLPDELRVRLDVKDFATPVNFINASTSGGNTTINIEPSGYFEHLVYQAEDRLIVSFKPLSRGEVEQRRADEFAYTGEKLSLNFQNIEVRSVLQLIADFTDLNLVASDTVEGSITLRLQNVPWDQALDLVLKTKGLDKRRVGNVLLVAPADEIAARERQELESQRQIAELAPLRRELIQVNYARAADIAKLFASVTAGAQGEQRGSITVDDRTNSIIALETQDKLDELRRIVTQLDIPVRQVMIEARIVEANVGFDKALGVRWGGNVNLGSRFNAYGKDGNMGVVEDPNPVTVTDPITGATTEISRNTAGFIGIPEIPLNTPFVDMGVAGATSGIGIGFITNNAILDLQLSAMESTGNGEIISQPKVVTSDKETAKILKGSEIPYQEASSSGATTTAFAEAVLSLEVTPQITPDNQVIMEVVVTKDEPDFTNEVNGVPTIRKNEVNAKILVADGETIVIGGVFSSETQQAQEKVPFLGDLPVVGRAFRRDITSESKTELLVFLTPRIINNGAISVAR from the coding sequence ATGCCTCTAACCAGGAAGTTTTCGCTCGCTGCGGTCTTGGCCGTACTCAGCCCGTGGGTGGCCGCCGCCGACCTGCAGAAACTGGATGTAGCCTCTCTGCCTGGTGAACGGGTTGAGCTCAAGCTCACATTCGACGAACCGGTCGCTACGCCGAAGGGTTACACCATCGAGCAGCCCGCTCGGATCGCGCTGGATCTGCCGGGCGTGAAGAACAAGCTCGGCGAACGCGGCCGGGAGCTAGGCCTGGGTAACGCGCGCAGCCTGAACATTGTCGAAGCCAACGACCGTACCCGTCTTATCGTCAACCTGACGAATCTCGCGCCCTATACCACGCGGGTAGAAGGCAACAATCTGTTCATTCTGGTCGGCACCGACAGCGCGCCGGGCTATTCCGCCCCGGCGACGGCGTCGGCCGGCTCTGCTGCTTCGGCGTCCTCGAACAACTGGCGTTCCGCTGACCAGCCTGCCGTGTCCTCCGCTGCCGCGTCCGGCGGCAAGGCCATCCGCAGTCTGGATTTCCAGCGCGGAGAGCAGGGTGAAGGCAACGTCATCATCGACCTGTCGGATCCGTCGATCCGCGTCGACGTGGACGAGCAGGGCGGACGCGTGCGGCTGAATTTCCCGGATACCCGTCTGCCTGACGAGTTGCGCGTCCGGCTCGATGTGAAGGACTTCGCCACGCCGGTCAACTTCATCAATGCCAGCACATCCGGCGGCAATACCACGATCAACATCGAGCCCAGCGGCTACTTCGAGCATCTGGTCTACCAGGCTGAAGATCGGCTGATCGTCAGCTTCAAGCCGCTTAGCCGTGGTGAGGTCGAGCAGCGCCGCGCCGATGAGTTTGCCTACACCGGCGAGAAGCTGTCGTTGAACTTCCAGAACATCGAAGTGCGCTCAGTGCTGCAGCTGATTGCCGATTTCACCGACCTGAACCTGGTTGCCAGCGACACGGTGGAAGGCAGCATCACACTGCGTCTGCAGAATGTGCCCTGGGATCAGGCGCTGGACCTGGTTCTGAAAACCAAGGGTCTGGACAAGCGCCGCGTCGGTAACGTGCTGCTGGTTGCCCCGGCGGACGAAATTGCTGCCCGCGAGCGTCAGGAGCTGGAATCCCAACGTCAGATCGCCGAGCTGGCTCCGCTGCGTCGTGAGTTGATCCAGGTGAACTACGCCCGTGCCGCCGACATTGCCAAGCTGTTCGCGTCGGTCACTGCTGGCGCGCAGGGGGAGCAGCGTGGCTCGATCACCGTCGACGATCGCACCAACAGCATCATCGCCCTGGAGACCCAGGACAAGCTCGACGAGCTGCGTCGCATCGTGACCCAGCTGGACATTCCGGTCCGTCAGGTGATGATCGAGGCTCGGATTGTCGAGGCCAACGTCGGCTTCGACAAGGCGCTGGGTGTGCGTTGGGGTGGTAACGTGAACCTGGGCTCTCGCTTCAACGCGTATGGTAAAGACGGCAACATGGGCGTGGTCGAAGACCCCAACCCGGTTACAGTGACTGACCCGATTACCGGTGCCACGACGGAAATATCGCGTAATACCGCTGGCTTTATCGGCATCCCCGAGATTCCGCTGAACACCCCGTTTGTTGACATGGGCGTCGCAGGGGCCACGTCCGGTATCGGCATCGGTTTCATCACCAACAATGCGATCCTCGATCTGCAGCTGTCGGCGATGGAAAGCACCGGTAATGGCGAGATCATTTCCCAGCCCAAGGTCGTGACCTCCGACAAGGAAACCGCGAAGATCCTCAAGGGCTCCGAGATTCCCTATCAGGAAGCCAGCTCCAGCGGCGCGACCACGACAGCGTTCGCCGAAGCGGTACTGTCGCTCGAGGTAACGCCACAGATCACCCCTGACAATCAGGTGATCATGGAAGTGGTCGTCACCAAGGACGAGCCGGACTTCACCAACGAAGTGAACGGCGTGCCGACCATTCGCAAGAACGAGGTCAATGCCAAGATTCTCGTGGCGGACGGCGAAACCATCGTGATCGGTGGTGTGTTCTCCAGCGAGACCCAGCAGGCGCAGGAGAAGGTGCCCTTCCTGGGTGATCTGCCGGTCGTCGGTCGGGCTTTCCGTCGGGACATCACGTCCGAGAGCAAGACCGAACTGCTGGTGTTCCTCACGCCCCGCATCATCAACAACGGAGCGATTTCCGTTGCCAGGTAA
- the aroK gene encoding shikimate kinase AroK, with protein sequence MRNVFLIGPMGAGKSTIGRLLARELKYPFKDSDREIEARTGADIPWIFDVEGEEGFRQREEAMIAELTAENGIVLATGGGVVMRPANRKALAEGGLVVYLRTSVEQQLQRTAKDRQRPLLQNADPEKVLRELMAKRDPLYREIADLIIDTDQRGPKVVVNAIISRLQDSAN encoded by the coding sequence TTGCGTAACGTCTTCCTCATAGGTCCGATGGGTGCCGGAAAAAGCACCATCGGACGGCTTCTGGCCAGGGAATTGAAGTATCCGTTCAAGGACTCCGATCGCGAGATCGAAGCCCGAACGGGTGCGGATATCCCCTGGATCTTTGACGTCGAAGGTGAGGAAGGTTTTCGTCAGCGTGAGGAGGCGATGATCGCTGAGCTCACCGCCGAAAACGGCATTGTGCTGGCCACCGGGGGTGGTGTGGTCATGCGGCCAGCGAACCGCAAGGCGCTTGCCGAGGGCGGACTCGTCGTCTATCTGCGTACCAGCGTGGAGCAGCAGTTGCAGCGTACCGCAAAGGATCGTCAGCGGCCTTTGCTGCAGAATGCAGACCCGGAAAAGGTTCTTCGCGAGTTGATGGCCAAACGCGATCCGCTGTACCGGGAAATCGCCGACCTCATCATCGACACCGACCAGCGCGGCCCCAAGGTGGTCGTCAACGCCATCATCTCCCGTCTGCAGGACTCGGCGAACTGA
- the aroB gene encoding 3-dehydroquinate synthase yields the protein MQRLTVELDERSYPIYIGEGLLQSPELLLGHVAGRQVCIVTDDTVAPLYLDQVRGLLSSRDVLSVVLPTGEAYKNWATLQQIFDSLLEHRHDRRTTLIALGGGVIGDMTGFAAACYQRGVDFIQIPTTLLSQVDSSVGGKTGINHPAGKNMIGAFYQPKAVLIDTATLRTLPDREVSAGLAEIIKYGLIRDAGFLDWLESNMTSLRALDSAPITQAIARSCAIKAEVVGADEREGGVRAILNLGHTFGHAIEAHQGYGTWLHGEAVGAGMTMALAMSVRLGWIDEAACQRGVSIIRSAGLPVSPPDTMQPDDFLRLMAVDKKVLDGQLRLVLLRALGDATVTADYDSEALNDTLRKEYP from the coding sequence ATGCAGCGTCTGACGGTCGAGCTCGATGAACGCAGTTATCCTATTTATATCGGTGAAGGGCTTCTTCAGAGCCCTGAGCTTCTGCTCGGTCATGTTGCAGGCAGGCAGGTCTGTATCGTCACTGACGATACCGTAGCGCCGCTGTATCTGGATCAGGTACGTGGGCTGCTGAGCAGCCGCGATGTACTCTCGGTGGTGCTGCCTACCGGTGAGGCGTACAAGAACTGGGCAACCCTGCAACAGATCTTCGATTCGCTGCTGGAGCATCGCCACGATCGTCGCACCACCCTCATTGCATTGGGCGGCGGGGTAATCGGTGACATGACCGGTTTCGCTGCGGCCTGTTACCAGCGAGGCGTCGACTTCATCCAGATTCCGACGACGCTGCTGTCGCAGGTCGATTCTTCGGTGGGTGGCAAGACCGGCATCAATCATCCGGCCGGCAAGAACATGATCGGCGCCTTCTATCAGCCCAAGGCGGTATTGATCGACACCGCGACCCTTCGAACGCTGCCGGACCGTGAAGTGAGTGCCGGCCTGGCCGAGATCATCAAGTACGGCCTGATCCGGGATGCGGGCTTCCTTGATTGGCTAGAAAGCAATATGACCAGCCTTCGGGCGCTGGACTCCGCGCCGATCACGCAGGCGATCGCACGCTCCTGCGCCATCAAGGCGGAGGTCGTCGGCGCTGACGAACGGGAGGGTGGGGTGCGGGCCATTCTCAATCTTGGTCACACCTTCGGGCACGCCATCGAGGCGCATCAGGGTTACGGTACGTGGTTGCATGGCGAAGCAGTGGGAGCCGGCATGACCATGGCACTGGCCATGTCTGTGCGGCTGGGTTGGATCGACGAGGCGGCATGCCAGCGTGGCGTCTCCATCATCCGCTCCGCCGGCTTGCCGGTCAGCCCGCCTGACACCATGCAGCCTGACGATTTTCTGCGCCTGATGGCGGTCGACAAGAAGGTGCTGGACGGCCAGCTGCGGCTGGTGCTGTTGCGCGCGCTGGGCGATGCCACAGTGACCGCTGATTATGATTCTGAAGCACTCAATGACACCCTGCGGAAAGAGTATCCATGA